In the genome of Candoia aspera isolate rCanAsp1 chromosome 12, rCanAsp1.hap2, whole genome shotgun sequence, the window CAACCTTCCACCACCTCCCGCGGGTGGTTAGCCATCGCTTCCTTAATGAGAGTGCCCACTGACTTGGTGTTGAAGACGTCCTTTTTTTCAGAATCTTCTGCATTTTCAGCATGCACCCCCGTGTATTTTAAGCAGATTGCTAACTGTTTATCTTCCGAAAGCTTCCAAATCATACCCCCATGTTCAGGACACTTATCTGGATCCTCAAAAACTCTGTAGAGTCGCCGCAATGATTCCACACTCAAGACGATTCCTCCCCCGCCATTCACATACTGCAGATCTCCTGAGGTCTCAGTCTGGCCTGTGTAGAATGGCTGGGAGGGGTCTTGCTTCAGCAAGAAGTATTTTAGGTTTTCAATAATAGCAAAGGTGCTGGGGTAGGTGAGGAAGTACCAGTTGTAGCTGTCTCTGTAATTTTCATATGCATGTTTGTATGCTTTGCGCATCATTGTCCACATGTCATCGGTGTTGAGCACAATCGAGTCGAAGACTTTGACGTTCTCAGAGCTGTAGAATTCGGCCTTGTCGCAATGCTTGCTCCAGGTTTCTTTCACAGCTGCCCAGTGTCCCAGATCCTTTGGTCTGACAAGGATTATGCAGTAGACACGGATGCTCTGTGTCAGCTCCAGGCGCTTGTCTTCAGAGAGGCTGAGAATGTCCTCCTTTCTGGGGGCTTGGAGGTGTCGATGCTCATGAGATTTTGTATTGTGACCCACCTTAATATGTCCCAGAAGGGTAACCAAGATGCAGCAGATTCCTCCAATCACCATGCCCTTTACGAAGGAGCCACTTTCAGAAATCATGATTCCTAGATAATATAGGGAATGGGGAGAATGCAGATTATTAAATGAACATTCAACAAGTTCCTTGTCTGAGCATATAACCAGCTATAGCCACACTAGGCTAAAATTGTGCAAACCTGGGCCACTGGATTAATTGAGAATCATGGTTCAGTTAACACCATCATGGGTAAGTGTACTGTGGAAACACAGCCACTGTGGGATTTACTAGTAACAGATTACAGTATACGGCAGAGACCATTATGCATGGATTTGCACCATTCTAAGGCAAAATCAAACAAGCTACATATTTAGTTGAATAAACTGCAATGTACTCGGCGCGTATAACATATTTAGCTATAAGTCACAATGGCTGCACTCACAGAACAAGCTTGGCCAAAAGCAAACACATATATGTTCTAGCACATTATGCGAGCTAGACCTCAGTACAGAATGGGGGTCCAGGAGAAACTAGGATGTCAAGAGTAGAATCTTTCAATACAAAACTCTGGTAGAGAAAAGTAATTTAAATCAGAGCTTAAGGGACCACAACTCTTTAAACAAGCTTTTTCCCACCTTCTAATACATCCACaagaattttgaaataatttctgtttCCAGTAAGCAGAGCTTGTTGTGTAGTTTGAACACAGCAAACAGTGGTTAGCTAAACTTTAAAGAAGCAGTCCCTTTGTAAAATCTGGGTTTTACAGTGGATGATTTGATTGCTAAGGCTATCCAGGTTCAGGCAACACGGCAAAGGACAGTTAATACAATGCAAAAATAAAGCCCTACAAACCCAACTGGAGGCTAGTCTCAGAAAGTATATCTGTCACTGATCAGGCAAAAGGGAATTTAGACTGCAATCAGCACGGTATTTTATATTCTGGTTTTGCATTCACAGCAGGAAAAGAGGCCAGAAGAGCTGCTCCCTGTAAGATCAGTCTCTGATTAAAGGCCTGGGACACCTGAAATTTTTTTGAATCTACACTCCCACTGTCTCCCTAATTTGGGAATGGCAGCTTTCAAATTAGGGGCATGAAAGAAGATAAATTCCTTCTCACTTTCTGGTGGGCTATGGTGATACAGCATTGGATGCTGATCCAAGAATATCCCTCTGtggcagtttctcaacctcagccactttaagctgtgtggacttcaactcccaggattccccagccagcgtggctggctggggaatcctgggagttgaagtccacacagcttaaagtggctgaggttgaggaacactgctctatggTAACAACACCAGGCTTTTCCTCCTGGAAATTGagaccacagaacagaatccATAACGTCCCGGGCTTGTGACCTGCTCCCCAGATGGGAAGCGACATAGAGCCTCCATGTGCTGGGGCAGTCTCTCTGAACCCCAGACAGTGCAGGGGAAATCAGTGCTGGGCTAAGGGGAGATGAGGCTGCAGAAACCAGCAGGGCTGCGGAGGGAGTCGGGGGAAAGCTTCCAAAGAGATTCGGCAGCCCCCTCCCGCCCCCTCCTAAATCTGGAGTCAAATCACAACGCCATCACTCACCTGCCCGCCAGCAAGAGAATCCGGATCTACTTCCGCTCTCTCCCCGTCTCTCTATGGCGGAACCTTCGTCTCCTCTGGCCGCGCCTCCTCCTGGCGGGCGGGGCAGAAGAAGAATGGAGCGTAGCGTGCGAGCCAGTGCTTTCCTAGAGACCAGGAAGCAAAATCAAGGGACCTGCAGATAGCACGTCCGGCGCTCACTCGACCGCCGGTGTTGGGGAGCGGAAGGAGACCAAAGTGTAGTGGCGTCTTCTTTCAAAGGCCGCGGCCGTTCCTTTGGGAGTATCCACCCAAACTGAGTAGTGTCCCCGAGCGTGGTTCTGTGAGATGGCTGAAGGTTGGGAGAAAGACGCCGGCCCAGGCAGCTTGGCAAGCCAGCGCGGGTTTGAACCCGGAGCCTTCGCCTTTTGTCGTTCCAGATGTTCCAAAATGCGGAACGTGGAGAAGTGGTCATTTTCCCCCACTTGCGTCGCTGACTCTCAACAGTCCATTGATAATCGGAAGTGTATATAACCTTCTTTAGATCTACTCCCCTTTAGGAGTAACCTCATGCCGTGAGGCTCGCCTCTTGCGGGCACATTTGCGCATGCGTCATTTTTGGGGTTTTCCTCTTCCTcgatctttttctctctctttggggttgttgttgtttattcgttcagtcgcttccgactcttcgtgacttcatagaccagcccacgccagagcttcctgtcagttgtcgccacccccagctcccccagggacgagtccgtcccctctggaatatcatccatccaccttgcctttggtcggcccctcttccttttgccttccactctccctagcatcagcatcttctccagggtgtcctgtcttctcattatgtggccaaagtatttcagttttgcctttaatatcattccctcaagtgagcagtctggctttatttcctggaggatggactggttggatcttcttgcagtccaaggcactctcaggattttcctccaacaccacagttcaaaagcatcgatcttccttcgctcagccttccttatggtccagctctcgcaaccatatgttactacggggaacaccattgctttaactatgcggacctttgttgtcagtgtgatgtttctgctcttaactattttatcgagattggtcattgctcttctcccaaggattaagcgtcttctgatttcctgactgcagtcagcatctgcagtaatctttgcacctagaaatacaaagtctttcactgcctctacattttctccctctatttgccagttatcaatcaagttggttgccataatcttggtttttttgaggtttagctgcaagccagcttttgcactttcttctttcaccatcataaggctcctcagttcctcttcactttcagccatcaaagaggtatcatctgcatatctgagattgttaatgtttcttctagcgattttaactccaaccttggattcctcaagcccagcatgttgcatgatgtgttctgcatacaagttgaataggtagggtgagagtgtacagccctgccgtactcctttcccaatcttaaaccagtccattattccatggtctgttcttactgttgctacttggtcgtcattcagattcttcaggaggcagacaagatgacttggtatccccataccgctaagaacttgccacaatttgttatggtccacacagtcaaaggctttagaatagtcaataaaacagaaatagatgtttttctgaaactccctggctttttccattatccatcggatattggcaatttggtccctagttcctctgccttttctaaacccagcttgtgcatctggcaattctcgctccatgaattgctgaagtctaccttgcaggatcttgagcattaccttactggcatgtgaaatgagtgccactgttctatagtttgaacattctttagtgtttcccttttttggtatggggatataagttgatgttttccagtctgatggccattcttgtgttttccagatttgctggcatatagcatgcattaccttgacagcatcatcttgcaagattttgaacacttcagctgggatgccttcgtctcctgctgccttgttgttagcaatgcttcttaaggcccattcaacctcactcttcaggatgtctggctctagctcc includes:
- the C1GALT1C1 gene encoding C1GALT1-specific chaperone 1; amino-acid sequence: MISESGSFVKGMVIGGICCILVTLLGHIKVGHNTKSHEHRHLQAPRKEDILSLSEDKRLELTQSIRVYCIILVRPKDLGHWAAVKETWSKHCDKAEFYSSENVKVFDSIVLNTDDMWTMMRKAYKHAYENYRDSYNWYFLTYPSTFAIIENLKYFLLKQDPSQPFYTGQTETSGDLQYVNGGGGIVLSVESLRRLYRVFEDPDKCPEHGGMIWKLSEDKQLAICLKYTGVHAENAEDSEKKDVFNTKSVGTLIKEAMANHPREVVEGCCSDMAVTFSGLLPNHMHVMMYGVYRLRAYGHTFNDALAFLPPPGSDND